From Desulfuribacillus stibiiarsenatis, a single genomic window includes:
- a CDS encoding stalk domain-containing protein translates to MRKYLIFILIISLLFPVTVFSLSPTEKINAVVNRNLKILWNGEPFTPSDKGVPLYPIVYNGYSYLPVRPIAEKAGITIGWDATIETIRLDQDDTLQLYREKELYNDIASFAKDLTDFTYRVQLVDYSLAQKEQKDQKHLASAQEFIKNAKSKSDRLKSQKNALVIVYGIDVKLLDEFLVLLSESIQAYSDAIDGLVQHHQASSPYSMFIHHHTNATKLAYDVWSVSSEKRDTLSEELKSVLQ, encoded by the coding sequence TTGAGAAAATATCTGATTTTCATCCTAATCATATCGCTATTATTTCCAGTCACAGTATTCTCCCTATCACCTACAGAAAAGATCAACGCTGTAGTCAATCGCAACTTAAAAATTCTATGGAATGGCGAGCCCTTTACCCCATCCGACAAAGGAGTCCCTCTGTATCCAATTGTGTATAATGGATATTCATATCTCCCAGTTCGTCCTATCGCAGAAAAAGCTGGCATTACCATTGGTTGGGATGCCACAATAGAGACGATTCGGTTGGATCAAGATGATACACTGCAGTTGTATAGAGAAAAGGAATTGTACAATGACATTGCAAGTTTTGCCAAGGATCTGACGGACTTCACCTATCGGGTGCAGCTTGTTGATTATTCCTTAGCGCAAAAAGAGCAGAAAGATCAAAAGCACTTAGCCAGCGCCCAAGAGTTTATCAAAAATGCCAAGAGTAAATCAGACCGCTTAAAGTCCCAGAAAAACGCACTTGTCATTGTTTATGGAATTGACGTTAAACTATTAGACGAATTTTTGGTATTATTGAGCGAATCTATCCAAGCATACTCTGATGCAATAGACGGCCTTGTTCAACATCACCAAGCATCATCACCATATTCGATGTTCATACACCACCATACCAATGCTACCAAATTAGCTTACGATGTTTGGAGTGTTTCGTCAGAGAAGAGAGATACCCTATCGGAAGAGTTAAAGAGCGTACTTCAATAA
- a CDS encoding cell division protein FtsX — protein sequence MKTFIYNLGYFISEALRTIRLHPLSNLFSVIGTGLIFFILGMVFAGWFIGDQLVSTLSEEAEISAYFSEEIDEAKGMSVVEAVKVLPGVIDARYVSEIEARIQMEQLLGDEANILTLFKENPFEPFVEIRINLDDMDSVLHNVQHIEGIEYVRDNREVLEQIKDFTEGLKLIGSLIIIAVGITTIIIISHMIRQGIYNNRDQINTLRLLGAPETFIGIPFVLAGVLLTVTGGALATLGIVTIINIIFTQLKGLMPFIPLPLKADVISNIRILIFGVSLILGLLGSLLGLTSIKINESK from the coding sequence ATGAAGACATTCATATACAACCTAGGTTATTTTATATCAGAAGCATTAAGAACTATTCGCCTTCACCCGCTGTCTAACCTGTTTTCCGTTATTGGCACTGGACTTATATTCTTTATTCTGGGCATGGTCTTTGCGGGTTGGTTCATCGGAGACCAATTGGTTTCTACGCTTAGTGAAGAAGCCGAGATAAGCGCTTATTTTTCAGAAGAAATCGATGAAGCTAAAGGGATGTCCGTAGTGGAAGCTGTAAAAGTACTTCCAGGGGTAATAGACGCGCGCTATGTCTCGGAGATTGAGGCCCGTATCCAAATGGAACAACTCCTTGGAGATGAAGCAAATATACTTACATTGTTTAAGGAAAATCCCTTTGAGCCTTTTGTTGAAATTCGCATCAATCTAGACGATATGGATTCAGTATTACATAATGTCCAGCACATTGAAGGTATAGAGTATGTTAGGGATAACCGAGAGGTTTTGGAACAGATTAAGGACTTCACCGAAGGGCTTAAATTAATCGGCTCGCTAATTATCATTGCTGTTGGAATTACTACCATTATTATAATCTCTCATATGATTCGCCAGGGAATCTATAATAACAGGGACCAAATTAATACCTTACGATTGCTTGGAGCACCTGAAACTTTTATCGGGATTCCGTTTGTACTTGCTGGGGTGTTACTAACCGTTACCGGAGGTGCCCTAGCTACACTTGGAATCGTTACCATAATCAATATCATTTTTACTCAATTAAAGGGGTTAATGCCGTTTATTCCTCTTCCATTGAAAGCTGATGTAATTAGCAATATACGCATTCTAATATTTGGTGTTAGCCTTATCCTGGGATTGTTAGGCAGTCTCCTAGGATTGACTTCCATAAAAATTAACGAATCAAAATGA
- a CDS encoding cell division ATP-binding protein FtsE gives MIEAKNISLTYKDGTVALRDVNLTIKRGELVYITGPSGSGKTSLLKLFLGMEYVTSGKLEVSGVSMVKGKAGSIRNLRKTIGPVFQEFKLIEGRTALENVMMGMRFLGMSPKRMKEDAMEALVKVGLEHKIYTSVEHLSWGQAQRVAIARAVSRKPALIIADEPTGNLDRENAVNILNLLASFQDQNTTVILTTHATHLIEGNQKATFIRVKSGEVRVERGEQE, from the coding sequence ATGATAGAGGCAAAGAACATATCATTAACTTATAAGGATGGAACGGTTGCTTTAAGAGATGTGAATCTAACAATAAAACGCGGAGAATTGGTATACATCACGGGCCCTAGCGGCTCAGGCAAAACTAGCCTGCTTAAGCTATTTCTAGGAATGGAGTACGTGACCAGTGGGAAGCTTGAGGTATCAGGAGTTTCGATGGTGAAAGGGAAAGCTGGCTCTATCCGGAATCTTCGTAAAACCATAGGGCCTGTATTTCAGGAATTTAAACTGATTGAGGGAAGGACGGCCTTGGAAAATGTTATGATGGGAATGCGTTTTCTAGGTATGTCACCTAAAAGAATGAAAGAAGATGCAATGGAAGCCTTAGTAAAAGTTGGGCTAGAGCATAAAATCTATACTTCTGTAGAGCATTTGTCTTGGGGCCAGGCACAAAGGGTAGCGATAGCCCGTGCTGTATCAAGAAAACCAGCGTTAATTATCGCGGATGAACCTACTGGCAACCTGGACCGTGAAAACGCAGTGAATATTTTGAATTTACTTGCCTCCTTTCAGGATCAGAATACGACAGTTATATTGACAACTCATGCCACGCATCTAATTGAAGGAAACCAAAAGGCTACCTTTATTCGTGTGAAATCGGGCGAAGTCAGGGTGGAACGAGGTGAACAGGAATGA
- a CDS encoding coiled-coil domain-containing protein: MTSFRKWGRFFTAFLLISSFIILPFQSLASVKPIEETKEKLTGISADEEVVLEKLFSIAQDIKEMKQQEERITADIDALQQQMKQLTEGISRQQQDYDWQLDILEKVLVNYQRNGPATYLEILFSADSLSKFLKSLNVLKDLSRNVGNLLNELESAQSTLQIEKTILDAKAGLLEDKKTELLENLHKIELLKLEQEQYLASLQGDFAVYQKQLLNLETMWLDCKKLFADFLEDITRIIESDYLTMEDLNLKIDFLRAQGTLTEDTFNRILKEHSKYPNTVFHFKKDEVLIDFPDKHLLLEGNFTIVGDTAIEYRVTSGTFYGLPLDQASMNELFQKGPLLIDFKSLADSLIFEFTINNVQIHEGRLVFEIRPNLKGARGILR, from the coding sequence ATGACAAGTTTCAGAAAATGGGGGCGCTTTTTTACCGCATTTCTACTAATTTCTTCTTTTATCATCCTTCCTTTCCAATCTCTTGCCTCTGTTAAACCAATCGAGGAGACAAAAGAAAAGCTTACAGGTATTTCCGCTGATGAAGAGGTTGTCCTAGAGAAACTCTTTTCTATCGCTCAAGATATTAAGGAGATGAAGCAGCAGGAAGAAAGAATTACTGCCGATATAGACGCTTTGCAGCAACAGATGAAACAACTGACGGAAGGAATCTCTAGACAGCAGCAGGATTATGATTGGCAGTTGGACATATTGGAGAAGGTTTTGGTCAATTACCAACGAAATGGCCCAGCTACTTACCTTGAAATATTGTTTAGTGCGGATAGCCTATCAAAATTCCTTAAAAGTCTCAATGTATTGAAAGATCTATCGCGTAATGTCGGCAATTTACTAAATGAGCTTGAGTCAGCGCAAAGTACTCTTCAGATAGAGAAGACTATTTTGGATGCAAAAGCAGGTCTTCTGGAGGATAAAAAAACCGAGCTCTTGGAAAATTTACATAAGATTGAGCTACTGAAGCTCGAGCAGGAACAATACCTAGCCTCCCTACAGGGAGATTTTGCTGTTTACCAAAAGCAACTGCTAAACCTAGAGACTATGTGGTTGGATTGCAAGAAGCTATTTGCAGATTTCTTAGAGGATATTACGCGGATTATCGAAAGTGATTATTTGACGATGGAGGACTTGAATCTAAAAATTGATTTTTTAAGGGCACAAGGAACTCTTACAGAGGATACTTTCAATCGTATACTAAAAGAACATTCCAAATATCCTAACACGGTTTTCCATTTTAAAAAGGACGAGGTCTTAATTGATTTTCCTGATAAGCATCTTTTGCTTGAAGGTAATTTTACAATTGTCGGTGATACTGCAATAGAGTATAGAGTTACAAGCGGCACTTTCTATGGGTTACCCTTGGATCAGGCCTCTATGAATGAATTGTTTCAAAAAGGACCGCTACTGATTGATTTTAAATCCCTAGCTGATAGTTTAATCTTTGAGTTTACAATCAACAATGTGCAGATTCATGAGGGCCGTCTTGTGTTTGAAATTAGACCGAATCTAAAGGGAGCGAGAGGCATATTACGATGA
- a CDS encoding leucine-rich repeat protein has translation MKRKGFGGFLLLVMFLSILQISLTVGSVLAEGITNVPNPGIQNFNSYTEKPLEPGTWVSTDPAGYYIVEGFKVVSSHAVKVTNVKADQDGVFIDEPAPSSEENVFFEIKTTGSFRLSSLILDSFGDHPPSYTVRVEGLVGNLVVHTQHVTVNSNNQNIVINSPVITAIRVHYIADSTRTHQLFSLVSFTITEPSANLPESVFEFNSSTKTITAYKGNFNVPVTIPVQINGVDVEVIGEEAFRNKLLTGVTIPSTVKTIGNNAFNGNRIDSMNIPSSVETIAEGAFANNSLSTVIIPEGVTSLGELAFYHNELVSVQLASTLTSIGAHAFEHNQLTNVDIPSGVTVIENNSFASNKITTITLPSGITSIGNYAFANNLIENIVIPNNVTTIGAYSFFTNKLTTVGIGTSVTTIGEGAFRTNELTEVVIPNNVRTIGDLALGGNPLTRITIGQNVDITTTGSTTLTYPHWWFESFYYHHFNRESGTYGYQFVNDSWYWLLLRYNVSFNVDSGSDINPQIVKLGEKASQPGSPTKSGYTFGGWYTDNTFTQAFDFENTEITGSIMIYAKWVAIAHTVTFLDWNGTVLKSETVNHGTSATAPENPTRAGYTFTGWNIAFSNITNDLTVSAQYIITSYDSDSGDTGGSGGGTTAPAPTPVPATDTQVIVIVNGEQQNAGKETVIEQDGAKIVELRADNNVLSQKIDEAITRNLAEGRQTQNVVEIPVATQGANQIRSVLTGDIVKKMEDNQFTLAINTEKVDYIIPAKEIAIEKVAAILNVEPTSLQQIEIEVRITNSNATIVNEINERGRAQGIEIIVQPVEFQLVARTTSITGEVLETAVSHFTSYVSRVIEVPPGVDPNKITTGILYNPDGTFVHIPTNVFRQDGKWYANLNSLTNSTYTVIWNPITVTSVENHWSRDIVNEMASRVIIADHESFTPDTAITRGEFADYIVRALGLYRVGVFKEQQFKDVSSTHKLADSITLASRYGIILGYPDGTFMSEATISRQEAMTMYARVMDIVELLEQEINLESKYTDVADIRAWAYEYVKKTISVGVFKGRTETTINPLGTFTKAEAATAIRNMLIGAELINDRNVTAKP, from the coding sequence ATGAAAAGAAAAGGTTTTGGTGGGTTTTTACTGTTAGTCATGTTCTTGAGTATATTGCAAATTTCTTTGACCGTAGGAAGTGTATTAGCTGAGGGAATAACAAACGTGCCAAACCCTGGCATTCAAAATTTTAATAGTTATACTGAAAAACCACTTGAACCGGGGACATGGGTTAGCACAGACCCTGCTGGATATTATATTGTAGAGGGATTTAAAGTGGTAAGTAGCCATGCAGTAAAAGTAACGAATGTTAAAGCAGATCAAGATGGAGTTTTTATTGACGAACCAGCCCCTAGTTCAGAGGAAAACGTATTTTTTGAAATAAAAACAACAGGAAGTTTTAGACTAAGTTCGTTAATTCTAGATTCGTTTGGTGACCACCCTCCATCGTATACGGTTAGGGTGGAAGGATTAGTAGGGAATTTAGTAGTGCACACACAGCACGTTACAGTAAATTCTAACAATCAAAATATAGTAATTAACTCGCCTGTAATTACGGCGATTAGAGTACACTACATAGCTGATAGTACGAGAACTCACCAATTATTCTCACTCGTAAGCTTTACAATCACAGAACCATCTGCTAATTTACCTGAAAGTGTCTTTGAGTTTAATAGTTCTACTAAAACGATAACAGCTTACAAGGGGAATTTCAATGTACCTGTTACCATTCCAGTACAAATTAATGGAGTAGATGTTGAAGTTATAGGAGAAGAGGCATTCCGTAATAAGTTATTAACTGGAGTAACAATACCAAGCACGGTAAAGACAATTGGTAATAATGCGTTTAATGGAAATCGTATCGATTCTATGAATATTCCTTCATCAGTAGAAACAATTGCGGAAGGAGCTTTTGCTAATAATAGCTTATCGACAGTGATAATCCCAGAGGGGGTTACTTCATTAGGTGAATTGGCCTTTTATCATAATGAGTTAGTTAGTGTGCAGTTAGCTAGTACTCTAACCTCGATAGGAGCCCATGCCTTTGAACATAATCAGCTTACGAATGTAGATATTCCTAGTGGAGTTACTGTTATCGAAAACAATTCATTTGCCAGTAATAAAATAACAACAATAACACTTCCGAGTGGAATTACTTCCATTGGAAATTATGCGTTTGCAAACAATTTGATTGAAAACATAGTCATTCCTAACAACGTTACGACGATTGGTGCTTATTCATTTTTTACTAATAAGCTAACAACTGTAGGGATCGGCACTAGTGTAACGACTATAGGAGAGGGAGCTTTTCGTACCAATGAATTAACAGAAGTTGTAATACCTAACAATGTGAGAACAATTGGTGATCTGGCATTGGGTGGAAATCCCTTAACTCGGATTACTATTGGACAAAATGTGGATATTACAACAACAGGGAGTACAACGTTAACATACCCTCACTGGTGGTTTGAGAGCTTTTATTATCATCATTTTAACAGGGAGTCTGGTACGTATGGCTATCAATTTGTTAATGATAGTTGGTATTGGTTATTATTAAGGTATAATGTCTCCTTTAACGTCGATAGTGGTTCTGATATTAATCCTCAAATCGTTAAATTAGGTGAGAAGGCAAGTCAACCAGGAAGTCCAACTAAGAGTGGATATACCTTTGGTGGATGGTATACCGATAATACGTTTACACAAGCGTTTGACTTTGAAAATACTGAAATTACAGGCAGTATAATGATTTATGCAAAATGGGTAGCGATAGCTCATACAGTAACTTTCCTAGACTGGAATGGCACAGTACTGAAAAGCGAGACGGTTAATCACGGCACGTCAGCAACAGCGCCGGAGAATCCCACAAGAGCAGGATACACGTTTACAGGCTGGAATATAGCATTTAGCAATATAACCAATGATTTGACTGTGAGTGCCCAGTATATTATCACCAGCTATGACTCCGATTCAGGTGACACAGGAGGTAGTGGAGGAGGCACAACAGCGCCAGCACCGACACCTGTACCAGCTACAGATACACAAGTAATAGTCATAGTAAACGGAGAACAGCAGAATGCAGGCAAAGAAACAGTCATCGAACAAGACGGAGCAAAAATTGTAGAACTGCGGGCTGACAATAACGTATTGAGTCAGAAGATAGACGAAGCTATCACCCGAAATCTAGCAGAAGGTAGACAAACTCAAAATGTGGTAGAAATACCGGTAGCAACTCAAGGGGCCAATCAAATTCGCAGTGTACTGACAGGGGACATAGTCAAAAAAATGGAAGACAATCAGTTCACACTAGCCATTAATACTGAAAAAGTAGACTACATCATACCAGCCAAAGAAATAGCCATTGAAAAAGTAGCAGCCATCTTAAATGTAGAACCAACATCCTTACAGCAAATAGAAATAGAGGTACGAATAACTAATAGCAATGCAACCATAGTCAATGAAATAAACGAACGAGGAAGAGCCCAAGGAATCGAAATAATAGTGCAGCCAGTGGAATTCCAGCTAGTGGCTAGGACTACAAGTATTACCGGAGAGGTGCTCGAGACAGCAGTGAGTCATTTTACAAGTTATGTATCCAGAGTGATAGAAGTGCCGCCAGGAGTAGACCCTAACAAGATTACCACGGGTATCCTGTACAACCCAGACGGAACCTTTGTTCACATACCTACCAATGTATTTAGACAAGATGGCAAATGGTACGCGAATCTGAACTCTTTGACCAACTCCACTTATACTGTAATCTGGAACCCAATAACCGTAACTTCAGTAGAGAATCACTGGTCAAGGGATATTGTCAATGAAATGGCATCACGTGTGATCATCGCGGATCACGAAAGTTTCACCCCAGATACAGCAATAACTAGAGGAGAATTCGCCGACTACATCGTCAGGGCGCTTGGGCTATATAGAGTCGGAGTATTCAAAGAACAACAATTTAAAGATGTTAGCAGTACACATAAACTAGCTGACTCCATCACCTTGGCAAGCAGATATGGCATCATACTAGGCTACCCTGACGGCACATTCATGTCAGAAGCAACCATCAGCCGTCAGGAAGCTATGACCATGTACGCTAGAGTTATGGACATCGTCGAACTATTGGAGCAAGAGATCAATCTAGAATCTAAATACACCGATGTTGCAGACATCAGGGCGTGGGCATACGAATACGTCAAGAAAACAATCAGTGTAGGAGTCTTCAAGGGCAGAACGGAAACTACAATCAACCCGTTAGGCACATTCACGAAAGCAGAAGCAGCTACAGCCATACGTAATATGTTAATCGGAGCAGAACTTATCAACGATAGAAATGTAACTGCGAAACCTTAG
- a CDS encoding TetR/AcrR family transcriptional regulator, with translation MPKTDGDITKKRILQVAEKLFSEHGFDGTGVDKIAKAAGVNKGSLYYHFKDKNDIIESLFQKIMNEIQDNINLLPKGASQVKEVKIEDKIKSEIQYLNQKKQILSILLMETLKSGQSMDSFIKCMEMVIKKELHFMHEKEKVESLSEEDLQRYMVHEFFTGIMPVISFVTLKDKWCNYFNCDQDKVLEYFMESFIDSHIKSHRL, from the coding sequence ATGCCGAAAACAGACGGAGATATCACAAAAAAGCGAATACTACAAGTGGCTGAGAAGCTATTTTCAGAGCATGGTTTTGATGGAACAGGTGTGGATAAGATTGCTAAGGCAGCGGGAGTTAACAAAGGATCCTTGTATTATCATTTTAAAGATAAGAATGACATTATAGAATCACTTTTCCAGAAAATTATGAATGAGATACAAGACAATATCAACCTATTGCCAAAGGGAGCAAGCCAAGTAAAGGAAGTGAAAATTGAAGATAAAATCAAATCAGAAATTCAATATTTAAATCAAAAGAAACAAATCTTATCGATATTACTTATGGAGACTCTAAAAAGTGGGCAATCAATGGACTCCTTTATTAAATGTATGGAGATGGTAATTAAGAAGGAATTGCACTTTATGCATGAGAAAGAAAAAGTAGAAAGTCTATCGGAAGAAGACTTACAAAGATATATGGTCCATGAATTTTTCACTGGGATAATGCCAGTTATATCCTTTGTTACCTTAAAGGATAAGTGGTGTAACTATTTCAATTGTGACCAAGATAAAGTGCTAGAGTACTTTATGGAATCCTTTATCGATTCGCATATCAAGTCACATAGATTATAG
- a CDS encoding NAD-dependent epimerase/dehydratase family protein, giving the protein MKVFLTGSTGLLGSNIVKELKEKGYYTKALVRSFVSEQRINGKDVEIVKGDLRDVKGFAQKLEGCDVLIHAGAYFTEFFQSGNRDNALYEINVKATEMLFQEAYKRGVKNIIYVSSTGVLETSAKSVATENTAYTETDNPYFNSKIEAEMKVKEFIKDHPDVRVLTILPAIMIGPNDYTPTRMGAFVQNFLSNKLPIILPVNMVLVDARDVAKAIISAIQNGKSGERYIIGGNVYSMKQICETLSEASGQPLPKRKPPFSVVYILSGFLSAISKITGKTSPLPRRDELLKMKDPKGYSSEKAKSELGISFRPFPETIRDTVYWFKHETK; this is encoded by the coding sequence ATGAAGGTATTTCTTACTGGTAGTACGGGATTGCTAGGCAGTAATATTGTTAAAGAGCTAAAGGAAAAGGGCTACTACACGAAGGCGCTTGTGAGGTCTTTTGTTAGTGAACAGCGAATAAACGGTAAGGATGTAGAAATAGTTAAGGGAGACTTGCGAGACGTAAAGGGATTTGCACAAAAGCTAGAAGGTTGCGATGTATTGATTCATGCAGGAGCATATTTCACTGAATTTTTTCAATCGGGAAATAGAGATAATGCGCTTTACGAAATCAATGTTAAAGCTACAGAAATGCTATTCCAAGAGGCGTACAAACGTGGTGTAAAAAACATTATTTATGTTAGCTCAACGGGCGTTTTAGAAACGTCAGCTAAATCTGTCGCTACGGAGAATACAGCATATACAGAAACGGATAATCCTTACTTTAATAGCAAGATAGAAGCCGAAATGAAAGTGAAAGAATTCATCAAAGACCATCCTGATGTCCGAGTACTAACGATTCTACCAGCGATTATGATAGGCCCCAATGATTATACACCTACCAGAATGGGAGCCTTTGTACAAAACTTCTTAAGTAACAAACTGCCTATTATTCTACCCGTTAACATGGTACTTGTAGATGCTAGAGATGTTGCGAAAGCGATTATCTCAGCAATTCAAAATGGAAAAAGCGGTGAACGATATATCATTGGTGGGAATGTTTACTCCATGAAACAAATTTGCGAAACATTATCGGAAGCTTCAGGGCAACCCTTGCCTAAAAGAAAACCGCCTTTCTCTGTAGTCTATATATTATCTGGTTTCCTCTCAGCAATTTCTAAAATTACAGGAAAGACTTCTCCACTTCCGAGAAGAGACGAACTACTTAAGATGAAGGACCCAAAAGGCTATTCGTCGGAAAAAGCAAAGAGTGAGCTAGGGATATCCTTCCGACCTTTTCCTGAAACGATACGCGATACGGTGTATTGGTTTAAGCACGAAACTAAGTAA
- a CDS encoding Fur family transcriptional regulator: MAALAMFCENIAGKLSNGGFRMTPQRRVVIEIMVMNHDKHLTVDEIYELVKEKSEDIGLATVYRTLSMLMKLGVVSKIILDDIRNYYEIKLSKYDHYHLVCKKCGRVIEGKNILKKYVEEIVKKEHDFMIVDKKIVFYGLCASC; encoded by the coding sequence GTGGCGGCATTAGCAATGTTTTGTGAAAATATTGCAGGTAAATTAAGTAATGGTGGTTTCAGAATGACCCCTCAACGTAGAGTTGTTATAGAAATCATGGTAATGAATCATGATAAACATCTTACCGTAGATGAAATCTATGAGTTAGTGAAGGAAAAAAGTGAGGATATTGGATTAGCAACAGTGTATAGAACCCTAAGCATGTTAATGAAATTAGGGGTAGTGTCAAAAATAATTTTGGATGATATTCGTAATTATTATGAGATTAAACTTTCTAAATATGATCATTATCATCTAGTATGCAAAAAGTGTGGGAGAGTTATTGAGGGGAAAAATATCTTAAAAAAGTATGTTGAGGAAATCGTTAAGAAAGAGCATGACTTTATGATTGTTGATAAAAAGATAGTTTTTTATGGATTGTGCGCAAGTTGCTAA
- a CDS encoding methyltransferase family protein, translating to MSGNNKDATIKGSFWGATIFYVFIAFEFLYMASPFAIYFYSAYNPALDFFNQSVTWSWMISFFLPHIAKTSIPIFNIIPFIGGFLATLGFLFFCIGAIQVYYYKLAKKGAVTGGIYRYIRHPQYTSFIVCSFGLLLLWPRYIILIMFVTMLFAYYLLARVEERECEAKFGQSYLDYKNKTNMFIPIKFNLFRKIKFAHRPLLARIAVIFAIYIITVIGAIGLARMLDNMTLNSLYTYYTVDAAYISISEIDEQKMKKIIEIVTSNKQVLKMLERTNDEDKTKYLNYILPKEWYVSEIPMKGIDGREGVTPHLSPRDYDRDLYKVIFIKAEIRGETEAIGKDIITRVSNLTPIMEVWVNTASGEVSLVEELTQRFYINIPVAIY from the coding sequence ATGAGTGGTAATAACAAAGACGCAACAATTAAGGGGAGTTTTTGGGGTGCAACTATATTTTATGTTTTCATAGCATTTGAGTTTTTATATATGGCAAGCCCCTTCGCTATCTATTTTTATTCCGCATATAATCCAGCGTTAGATTTTTTTAATCAGTCCGTTACATGGTCATGGATGATTAGTTTCTTTTTGCCACATATTGCTAAGACCTCAATACCTATATTTAATATTATCCCGTTCATAGGAGGGTTTCTGGCTACTTTAGGTTTCTTATTCTTCTGTATCGGAGCAATACAAGTATATTACTACAAATTAGCTAAAAAAGGGGCAGTAACTGGGGGAATCTATCGCTATATAAGACACCCTCAATACACATCGTTTATCGTGTGTAGCTTTGGATTACTTTTGTTATGGCCACGATACATCATTCTCATCATGTTTGTCACGATGCTATTTGCCTATTATCTTTTGGCTAGGGTTGAGGAAAGGGAATGTGAAGCGAAATTCGGTCAATCCTATCTTGACTATAAGAACAAAACAAATATGTTTATTCCAATTAAATTTAACTTATTTAGAAAAATAAAATTTGCTCATAGGCCATTGCTGGCGAGAATTGCTGTGATATTTGCAATCTATATAATTACGGTTATAGGGGCGATTGGACTGGCAAGAATGCTAGACAACATGACATTAAATAGCCTATATACCTACTATACAGTTGATGCTGCCTATATATCTATAAGTGAGATTGATGAACAGAAAATGAAAAAAATTATTGAAATAGTGACATCAAATAAACAAGTACTTAAGATGCTGGAACGTACGAATGATGAAGATAAGACAAAATATTTAAACTACATACTACCTAAGGAGTGGTATGTATCAGAGATTCCAATGAAAGGAATAGACGGTAGAGAAGGCGTTACTCCCCATCTGTCACCTAGAGATTATGATCGTGATTTGTATAAGGTAATCTTCATAAAGGCGGAAATACGTGGAGAAACAGAAGCTATTGGAAAAGACATCATAACGCGAGTTTCAAATCTGACACCGATTATGGAAGTATGGGTCAACACAGCAAGTGGGGAAGTGTCACTGGTAGAAGAATTAACACAAAGGTTTTATATCAATATACCCGTAGCCATTTACTAA